The Streptomyces europaeiscabiei genome window below encodes:
- a CDS encoding amino acid ABC transporter permease, translating to MTVVKQEPGRGDAADGDGMPGADDGYVPSRRRLDREHYKRTRARRATGIAALSTLVTGVVLYLVVVNAPGWPRTKETFFSAEYAREALPKVLEGLWLNVRLLLICGVAVLVLGMLIAVARTLRGPVFFPLRALAAAYTDFFRGLPLIINLMIVVLGVPALRLQGVSVDPVLLGGTALTLTYSAYVAEVFRAGIESVHPSQRAAARSLGLTNRQALRHVVLPQAVRRQVPPLLNDLVSLQKDTGLVSIGGAIDAVRAADIIVGRSLNYTPYIVAGLVFVALTIPMTRFTDWVTARMDRQRAQGGTT from the coding sequence GTGACGGTCGTGAAGCAGGAGCCAGGCCGGGGGGACGCGGCCGACGGCGACGGCATGCCCGGCGCGGACGACGGCTACGTCCCCTCGCGGCGGCGGCTCGACCGGGAGCACTACAAGCGCACCCGGGCCCGCCGCGCCACGGGCATCGCCGCCCTGTCGACCCTGGTCACGGGCGTCGTCCTCTATCTCGTCGTCGTCAACGCGCCGGGCTGGCCGCGCACCAAGGAGACGTTCTTCAGCGCGGAGTACGCGCGCGAGGCGCTCCCCAAGGTCCTCGAAGGACTGTGGCTCAACGTCCGGCTGCTGCTGATCTGCGGCGTCGCCGTGCTCGTCCTCGGCATGCTCATCGCCGTCGCGCGGACCCTTCGCGGCCCGGTGTTCTTCCCGCTGCGGGCGCTGGCCGCCGCCTACACCGACTTCTTCCGCGGGCTGCCGCTGATCATCAACCTGATGATCGTGGTGCTGGGCGTCCCCGCGCTCAGGCTCCAGGGCGTGAGCGTCGACCCGGTGCTCCTGGGCGGCACCGCGCTGACGCTCACGTACTCGGCGTACGTCGCCGAGGTGTTCCGCGCCGGCATCGAGTCCGTGCATCCCTCGCAGCGCGCGGCGGCCCGCTCGCTGGGCCTCACCAACCGGCAGGCGCTGCGGCACGTCGTGCTCCCCCAGGCGGTACGCCGCCAGGTGCCACCCCTCCTCAACGACCTCGTGTCGCTGCAGAAGGACACCGGCCTGGTCTCGATCGGCGGCGCCATCGACGCCGTACGCGCCGCGGACATCATCGTGGGCCGCAGCCTCAACTACACGCCGTACATCGTCGCCGGACTGGTCTTCGTCGCCCTGACGATTCCGATGACCCGCTTCACCGACTGGGTGACCGCCCGGATGGACCGGCAGCGGGCGCAGGGAGGTACGACATGA
- a CDS encoding amino acid ABC transporter ATP-binding protein: protein MSETREASDASEGSPVLRMESVRKTFGGSVVLRDVDLAVAPHTVTALIGASGSGKSTLLRCANLLEDIDDGAIWLDGEEITDPRADQDAVRRRIGVVFQSYNLFPHMTVLDNITLAPRRVHGVGRAEAEERAHELLDRLGLNGKAGAYPDRLSGGQQQRVAIVRALAVRPRLLLLDEITAALDPELVGEVLNVVRDLKDDGMTMVLATHEMGFARDVADQVCFLDGGVVLEHGTAEQVFGDPRQERTRQFLRRIVEAGRL, encoded by the coding sequence ATGAGCGAGACCCGAGAGGCCTCGGACGCCTCCGAGGGCTCCCCCGTGCTGCGGATGGAGTCCGTGCGCAAGACCTTCGGCGGCTCGGTCGTCCTGCGGGACGTCGACCTGGCGGTCGCCCCGCACACCGTGACCGCCCTGATCGGCGCCTCCGGGTCCGGCAAGTCGACGCTGCTGCGCTGCGCCAACCTCCTGGAGGACATCGACGACGGGGCGATCTGGCTGGACGGCGAGGAGATCACCGACCCGCGCGCCGACCAGGACGCGGTACGCCGCCGCATCGGCGTGGTCTTCCAGTCGTACAACCTGTTCCCGCACATGACGGTGCTGGACAACATCACCCTCGCCCCGCGCCGGGTGCACGGCGTGGGCCGTGCGGAGGCCGAGGAACGGGCCCATGAACTCCTGGACCGCCTCGGGCTGAACGGGAAGGCGGGCGCGTACCCCGACCGGCTCAGCGGCGGTCAGCAGCAGCGCGTGGCGATCGTGCGCGCCCTGGCCGTACGCCCCCGGCTGCTGCTGCTCGACGAGATCACCGCGGCCCTCGACCCGGAGCTGGTGGGCGAGGTCCTGAACGTCGTCCGTGACCTGAAGGACGACGGCATGACCATGGTGCTGGCCACGCACGAGATGGGCTTCGCCCGCGACGTCGCCGACCAGGTGTGTTTTCTGGACGGAGGTGTGGTGCTGGAACACGGCACCGCGGAGCAGGTCTTCGGCGACCCGCGGCAGGAACGCACGCGGCAGTTCCTGCGACGGATCGTGGAAGCGGGCCGTCTGTAA
- the aroQ gene encoding type II 3-dehydroquinate dehydratase produces the protein MPRSLANAPIMILNGPNLNLLGQRQPEIYGSDTLADVEAMCAKAAAAHGGTVDFRQSNHEGELVDWIHEARLDHSGIVINPGAYSHTSVAILDALNTCDGLPVLEVHISNIHKRETFRHHSYVSLRADGVIAGCGVQGYVFGVERVAALVGAGKAEA, from the coding sequence GTGCCCCGCAGCCTGGCCAACGCCCCGATCATGATTCTCAACGGCCCCAACCTGAACCTCCTGGGGCAGCGTCAGCCCGAGATCTACGGCTCCGACACGCTCGCCGACGTCGAGGCGATGTGCGCCAAGGCGGCGGCCGCGCACGGGGGCACGGTGGACTTCCGGCAGTCCAACCACGAGGGCGAACTCGTCGACTGGATCCATGAGGCACGGCTCGACCACAGCGGCATCGTCATCAACCCGGGCGCCTACTCGCACACCTCCGTGGCGATCCTCGACGCGCTCAACACCTGTGACGGGCTGCCCGTGCTGGAGGTCCACATCTCCAACATCCACAAGCGGGAGACGTTCCGGCACCACTCGTACGTCTCCCTGCGCGCCGACGGGGTCATCGCCGGCTGCGGGGTGCAGGGTTATGTGTTCGGCGTGGAGCGGGTGGCCGCGCTGGTGGGGGCGGGAAAGGCCGAGGCGTAG
- a CDS encoding S66 family peptidase translates to MTTPSYPPKPSFGDRVAVLSPGAGLPELFPRPYELGLQRLREEYGLEPVEYPTTRKMGTTPQERADDIHAAFADPGIKAVFTSIGGDDQITVLPFLDRELLRANPKPFFGMSDNSNLLAFLYNTGIVGYHGGTVMTSLGRSGAMDPLTADSLRAALFTSGPYELRPAERFNDVDRDWADPAAFDAEPETVPGAGWTWVNPDRVVEGRSWGGCLEVLGWLLMADREVPRDPSVLDGGVLVLETSEELPSGEEVFRTLRNMGERGLLQRFPALLMGRPKAWSFERPNTPEQAARYAAGQREAVLRAMRTYAPDTTIVFDVDLGHTDPQLVIPYGGVILIDGPARRISVTY, encoded by the coding sequence ATGACCACGCCCTCGTACCCTCCCAAGCCCTCCTTCGGCGACCGCGTCGCCGTCCTCTCTCCCGGCGCCGGCCTGCCCGAGCTCTTCCCACGGCCCTACGAACTGGGCCTGCAGCGGTTACGTGAGGAGTACGGTCTCGAACCGGTCGAGTACCCGACGACCCGGAAGATGGGCACGACACCGCAGGAGCGGGCCGACGACATCCACGCGGCCTTCGCCGACCCAGGCATCAAGGCGGTCTTCACGTCGATCGGCGGCGACGACCAGATCACCGTGCTGCCGTTCCTCGACCGTGAGTTGCTGCGGGCGAACCCCAAGCCGTTCTTCGGCATGAGCGACAACTCCAACCTGTTGGCGTTCCTGTACAACACAGGAATCGTCGGCTACCACGGCGGGACCGTGATGACCTCGCTGGGCAGGTCCGGCGCCATGGACCCGCTGACCGCGGACTCCCTGCGCGCCGCCTTGTTCACCTCGGGACCGTACGAACTGCGGCCCGCCGAGCGCTTCAACGACGTCGATCGCGACTGGGCCGACCCGGCGGCCTTCGACGCGGAGCCGGAGACCGTGCCCGGCGCCGGATGGACCTGGGTGAACCCCGACCGCGTGGTGGAGGGCCGGAGTTGGGGCGGCTGCCTGGAGGTCCTCGGCTGGCTGCTGATGGCCGACCGCGAGGTGCCGCGCGACCCGTCCGTCCTCGACGGCGGCGTGCTCGTCCTGGAGACCTCGGAGGAACTGCCCAGCGGAGAGGAGGTCTTCCGCACCCTGCGAAACATGGGCGAACGCGGCCTGCTCCAGCGCTTCCCAGCACTCCTGATGGGCCGTCCCAAGGCCTGGTCCTTCGAACGGCCCAACACCCCTGAGCAGGCGGCCCGTTACGCGGCCGGACAGCGGGAGGCCGTTCTGCGCGCCATGCGGACGTACGCCCCCGACACCACGATCGTCTTCGACGTGGATCTCGGACACACCGATCCCCAGCTCGTCATCCCTTACGGGGGCGTGATCCTCATCGACGGACCCGCCCGGCGCATCTCGGTGACCTACTGA
- a CDS encoding MFS transporter, whose translation MLRLASASLAGTAIEFYDFFVYGTAAALVLGPLFFPTFSPLAGTLAAFATFGVGFVARPLGSVLFGHIGDRHGRRPVLVASLLLTGGATVAVGCVPTFDSIGAAAPFLLLVLRFLQGLGLGGEWGGAVLLTAEHAPADRRGLWSSFPQVGPAVGFLLANGVMLALSASLTESQFAAWGWRVPFWAAGVLAVAGLWLRSSLTESPQFLQIDEPARVPFAEVVRGHWRLVLLTAGALAIGYAVFYSVTTWSLAYGTDRLGVSRTVMLTCIMGAVVVKGALTPVAAVLGDRYGRRPMCLIGCSVTVLWMFPMVALLATGEPLLIFFGFLVAMLAFVTMFAVIAAYLPELYEPRVRCTGAAVGYNLGGVVGGALTPIVATAVAQGGRVPWGVGAYLTGIALLSLGCFALLPETRPVPLATAEAEAAAG comes from the coding sequence ATGCTGCGACTCGCGTCCGCCTCGCTCGCCGGGACGGCCATCGAGTTCTACGACTTCTTCGTCTACGGGACGGCGGCGGCTCTCGTCCTGGGGCCGCTGTTCTTCCCTACGTTCTCGCCCCTGGCCGGGACCCTCGCGGCCTTCGCGACCTTCGGGGTCGGGTTCGTGGCGCGGCCGCTCGGCTCGGTGCTGTTCGGGCACATCGGGGACCGGCACGGACGGCGGCCGGTCCTCGTCGCCTCGCTGCTGCTGACCGGAGGCGCGACGGTGGCCGTCGGCTGCGTCCCCACGTTCGACTCGATCGGTGCGGCCGCCCCTTTCCTCCTCCTGGTGCTGCGCTTCCTGCAGGGGCTCGGGCTCGGCGGGGAATGGGGCGGCGCGGTGCTGCTGACGGCGGAGCACGCACCGGCCGATCGGCGCGGGTTGTGGTCGAGCTTCCCCCAGGTCGGGCCCGCGGTCGGGTTCCTGCTGGCCAACGGGGTGATGCTGGCGCTGTCGGCGAGCCTGACGGAGTCCCAGTTCGCCGCCTGGGGGTGGCGGGTGCCGTTCTGGGCGGCGGGCGTACTGGCCGTCGCAGGGCTGTGGCTGCGGTCGTCGCTCACGGAGAGCCCGCAGTTCCTGCAGATCGACGAGCCCGCGCGCGTGCCGTTCGCCGAGGTGGTGCGCGGCCACTGGCGGCTCGTCCTGCTGACGGCGGGGGCGCTCGCGATCGGGTACGCGGTGTTCTACTCGGTGACGACCTGGTCCCTCGCGTACGGAACCGACCGGCTCGGAGTCAGCCGTACGGTCATGCTGACCTGCATCATGGGCGCCGTGGTGGTGAAGGGCGCTCTGACACCGGTGGCGGCGGTGCTCGGCGACCGGTACGGGCGGCGCCCGATGTGCCTGATCGGTTGTTCCGTCACCGTGTTGTGGATGTTCCCGATGGTCGCCCTGCTGGCGACCGGTGAACCCCTGCTGATCTTCTTCGGCTTCCTCGTGGCGATGCTCGCGTTCGTCACGATGTTCGCCGTCATCGCCGCGTACCTGCCGGAGTTGTACGAGCCGCGGGTGCGCTGCACCGGCGCCGCTGTCGGCTACAACCTCGGCGGGGTGGTGGGCGGCGCCCTGACTCCGATCGTGGCCACCGCCGTGGCCCAGGGCGGACGGGTGCCCTGGGGCGTGGGCGCGTATCTGACCGGGATCGCCCTGCTGAGCCTGGGCTGCTTCGCGCTGCTGCCGGAGACCCGGCCGGTGCCCCTGGCGACGGCGGAGGCGGAGGCCGCTGCGGGGTGA
- a CDS encoding calcium:proton antiporter, with product MLARLRSLTTRWTDVVPVAAVVLLALTWGRDLPAAAVALVTLVLAGAVLAAVHHAEVVAHRVGEPFGSLVLAVAVTIIEVALIVTLMLDGGDKSATLARDTVFAAVMITCNGILGICLLVGSLRHGIAVFNPEGTGAALATVATLATLSLVLPTFTTSKPGPEFSTAQLTFAALSSLALYGLFVATQTVRHRDYFLPITRLGEVITEDDHAEAPSARTARTSLGMLGLALVGVVGLAKGVSPTIESGVDAAGLPHAVVGVIIALLVLLPETIAALRAARRDRVQTSLNLALGSAMASIGLTIPAVALASVWLSGPLVLGLGATHMVLLALTVVVASLTVVPGRATPLQGGVHLVLFAAYLELAVNP from the coding sequence ATGCTCGCTCGGCTCCGGTCGCTCACGACACGATGGACCGATGTCGTCCCGGTGGCCGCGGTCGTCCTGCTCGCTCTCACCTGGGGACGTGATCTGCCCGCAGCGGCCGTCGCCCTGGTGACGCTGGTGCTCGCGGGAGCCGTACTGGCCGCCGTCCACCACGCCGAGGTCGTGGCGCACCGGGTCGGTGAACCGTTCGGCTCCCTCGTCCTCGCCGTCGCCGTCACGATCATCGAGGTCGCCCTGATCGTCACCCTGATGCTCGACGGCGGCGACAAGAGCGCGACGCTCGCCCGCGACACCGTCTTCGCCGCCGTGATGATCACCTGCAACGGCATCCTCGGCATCTGTCTGCTCGTCGGCTCACTGCGCCACGGAATCGCGGTGTTCAACCCCGAGGGCACCGGCGCCGCCCTCGCCACGGTCGCGACGCTGGCCACGCTCAGCCTGGTGCTTCCCACCTTCACCACCAGCAAGCCGGGCCCGGAGTTCTCCACGGCACAACTCACCTTCGCCGCACTGTCCTCACTGGCTCTGTACGGCCTGTTCGTGGCGACGCAGACCGTGCGCCACAGGGACTACTTCCTGCCCATCACCCGGCTGGGCGAGGTGATCACCGAGGACGACCACGCCGAGGCTCCGTCGGCCCGCACCGCCCGGACGAGCCTCGGAATGCTCGGCCTGGCGCTCGTCGGCGTGGTCGGCCTCGCCAAGGGTGTCTCACCGACCATCGAGTCCGGTGTCGACGCTGCGGGACTGCCGCACGCCGTCGTCGGTGTGATCATCGCCCTGCTCGTGCTGCTGCCCGAGACGATCGCCGCTCTGCGCGCCGCCCGCCGCGACCGGGTCCAGACCAGCCTCAACCTCGCCCTCGGCTCCGCCATGGCCAGCATCGGCCTCACCATCCCGGCCGTCGCCCTGGCCTCCGTCTGGCTCTCCGGACCACTCGTCCTCGGCCTCGGTGCCACTCACATGGTGCTGCTCGCCCTGACCGTCGTGGTGGCCTCGCTGACCGTGGTCCCGGGACGCGCGACACCACTGCAGGGCGGGGTCCATCTGGTGCTGTTCGCGGCGTATCTGGAGCTGGCGGTGAACCCGTAG
- a CDS encoding TerC/Alx family metal homeostasis membrane protein, with protein sequence MDVSTTLWVLTVVGLAALIAVDFFIGRKPHDVSIKEAGIWTVVWIALAALFGLGLLVFGGGQPAGEFFAGFITEKSLSVDNLFVFVLIMAKFSVPSQYQQRVLLVGVLIALVLRAIFIAAGAAILASFAWVFYIFGAFLIYTAWKLIQEARADEAEEEYEENKLLKAVEKRFGVADRYHGTKLWIEENGKRVMTPMLVVMLAIGTTDVLFALDSIPAIFGLTQDPYIVFTANAFALMGLRQLYFLIGGLLRKLVHLSYGLSVILGFIGVKLVLHALHESGVHVPEISIPVSLGVICAVLIVTTITSLIASKKQAQADAEAAHADAEAVQEKADGTEKDSVEA encoded by the coding sequence GTGGATGTTTCCACGACCCTATGGGTCTTGACAGTTGTGGGCCTTGCCGCCCTCATCGCGGTCGACTTCTTCATCGGCCGCAAGCCACATGACGTGTCCATCAAGGAAGCCGGAATCTGGACGGTCGTCTGGATCGCCCTGGCCGCCCTCTTCGGACTCGGGCTGCTCGTCTTCGGCGGCGGCCAGCCGGCCGGAGAGTTCTTCGCGGGCTTCATCACCGAGAAGTCCCTGAGCGTCGACAACCTCTTCGTCTTCGTCCTGATCATGGCGAAGTTCTCGGTGCCCTCGCAGTACCAGCAGCGGGTGCTGCTGGTCGGTGTGCTGATAGCCCTGGTGCTCCGCGCGATATTCATCGCCGCGGGCGCGGCGATCCTCGCCAGCTTCGCCTGGGTCTTCTACATCTTCGGCGCGTTCCTGATCTACACCGCCTGGAAGCTGATCCAGGAGGCCAGGGCCGATGAGGCGGAGGAGGAGTACGAGGAGAACAAGCTCCTCAAGGCAGTGGAGAAGCGCTTCGGTGTCGCCGACCGATACCACGGCACCAAGCTGTGGATCGAGGAGAACGGCAAGCGCGTCATGACGCCGATGCTGGTCGTGATGCTCGCCATCGGCACCACGGACGTCCTCTTCGCGCTGGACTCGATCCCGGCGATCTTCGGCCTGACCCAGGACCCGTACATCGTGTTCACGGCCAACGCGTTCGCGCTCATGGGTCTGCGACAGCTGTACTTCCTGATCGGCGGCCTGCTGAGGAAGCTGGTCCACCTGTCGTACGGTCTGTCGGTCATCCTCGGCTTCATCGGCGTGAAGCTGGTGCTGCACGCCCTGCACGAGTCCGGCGTCCACGTACCGGAGATCTCCATCCCGGTCTCGCTCGGCGTGATCTGCGCGGTCCTGATCGTCACCACGATCACCAGCCTCATCGCTTCCAAGAAGCAGGCGCAGGCAGATGCCGAGGCGGCGCACGCAGATGCCGAGGCAGTGCAGGAGAAGGCCGACGGCACCGAGAAGGACAGCGTCGAGGCCTGA
- a CDS encoding TerD family protein — MTAELVRGQNHPLPEVRLEIRVSAGTPIVAGATLGDEHGHVLGVEWVAHPGAPTLPGVEVPQQAAADHRLAVDLDALTPSVHRVTVLLALPSGSGGPARFGAVAAPFVAVTGLDGSEVASYTITDLEAESAVIALELYRRQGAWKVRAVGQGYAGGLAELLTDQGLPQAHQLAGSIHEAVAHGLARSVAAPPPRLPDADRRRQTAAPAQGPDQTHGGTTPQGLPGNTSPQQGHQPASPYGTTPPYGSPRDATLPDHASAQHGGPAPADPAAGTQPAASTAGGPVNYSHPGRQTTAPPPPPPTAPPAQPGQPARPVAGDATGWSMEERLYNQVWGMFEDLARTTAAYRSAVDFAESRMEQELDKVLSDPRSRISGQGDAAREAARAKHAQLVDQARVALDRDLAQLRAEADVVEPALPPAFASWDNPVWHGYRVPMEIPMALRLGDLHLPESEDVSIPMLVRLPLERGLWIDSGRSGSRDSLADSDELRRRALDTAVALAARLLAVYPPGEFTVHVVDAAGAGSSALAPLVGAGVLAGPPAAGAAGVSDILGRLTQRVDLVQMAVRGGAADALPPGFDPAEQLLIVNDFPHGFDDRAVTQLRYLADEGPAVGVHLMMVADRQEAAAYGPLLDPLWRSLMRLTPTPDDHLADPWVGHAWTYEPSSIPPGSRVMHDVLARVADARRSWNR; from the coding sequence ATGACGGCCGAGCTGGTCCGGGGGCAGAACCATCCGCTGCCCGAGGTCCGACTGGAGATCCGCGTCTCGGCCGGCACGCCGATCGTGGCCGGGGCGACCCTCGGCGACGAGCACGGCCACGTGCTCGGCGTGGAGTGGGTCGCCCACCCGGGTGCGCCCACCCTGCCGGGCGTCGAGGTTCCCCAACAGGCGGCGGCCGACCACCGTCTCGCCGTGGACCTCGACGCCCTGACGCCGTCCGTGCACCGGGTGACCGTGCTGCTCGCCCTGCCGTCGGGCAGCGGCGGCCCGGCGCGGTTCGGCGCCGTCGCCGCCCCCTTCGTCGCGGTCACCGGCCTCGACGGCTCCGAGGTCGCCAGCTACACCATCACCGACCTCGAGGCGGAGTCGGCCGTCATCGCCCTCGAGCTGTACCGCAGGCAGGGCGCCTGGAAGGTCCGCGCGGTCGGCCAGGGGTACGCGGGCGGCCTCGCCGAGCTGCTCACCGACCAGGGCCTGCCCCAGGCGCACCAGCTCGCCGGCAGTATCCACGAGGCCGTGGCCCATGGCCTCGCCCGGTCGGTGGCCGCGCCCCCGCCCCGCCTCCCGGACGCGGACCGCCGCCGCCAGACGGCCGCCCCGGCGCAGGGCCCCGACCAGACCCACGGCGGCACGACACCCCAGGGCCTGCCCGGGAACACCTCGCCGCAACAGGGACACCAACCCGCCTCCCCGTACGGCACCACACCTCCCTACGGCTCCCCTCGCGACGCCACCCTGCCCGACCACGCCTCGGCGCAACACGGTGGCCCTGCCCCGGCCGATCCGGCCGCCGGCACCCAGCCCGCCGCGTCCACCGCCGGCGGCCCCGTCAACTACAGCCACCCCGGCCGTCAGACCACCGCGCCACCACCGCCCCCGCCGACCGCGCCACCGGCCCAGCCGGGTCAGCCCGCGCGGCCGGTCGCCGGCGACGCGACGGGCTGGTCCATGGAGGAGCGGCTCTACAACCAGGTGTGGGGCATGTTCGAGGACCTCGCCCGCACCACCGCCGCCTACCGCAGCGCCGTCGACTTCGCCGAGTCGCGCATGGAACAGGAGCTGGACAAGGTCCTGTCCGACCCGCGCAGCCGCATCAGCGGTCAGGGCGACGCCGCGCGCGAGGCCGCCCGAGCCAAGCACGCCCAGCTCGTGGACCAGGCCAGGGTCGCCCTCGACCGCGACCTCGCACAGCTCAGGGCCGAGGCCGATGTCGTCGAGCCCGCGCTGCCCCCGGCCTTCGCGAGCTGGGACAACCCGGTCTGGCACGGCTACCGGGTGCCGATGGAGATCCCGATGGCCCTGCGCCTGGGCGACCTCCATCTGCCGGAGAGCGAGGACGTGAGCATCCCGATGCTGGTCCGGCTGCCGCTGGAGCGCGGGCTGTGGATCGACAGCGGCCGCTCCGGCTCCCGCGACTCGCTCGCCGACTCCGACGAGCTGCGCCGCCGTGCGCTGGACACGGCAGTGGCGCTCGCCGCGCGTCTGCTCGCGGTCTACCCGCCGGGCGAGTTCACCGTGCACGTCGTCGACGCGGCCGGGGCGGGCTCGTCGGCGCTGGCGCCCCTGGTGGGGGCCGGTGTGCTCGCCGGACCGCCCGCCGCCGGAGCCGCAGGCGTCTCCGACATCCTCGGGCGGCTCACCCAGCGCGTCGACCTCGTGCAGATGGCGGTGCGCGGCGGTGCGGCCGACGCGCTGCCCCCGGGGTTCGACCCGGCCGAGCAGCTGCTGATCGTCAATGACTTCCCGCACGGCTTCGACGATCGCGCCGTCACCCAGCTCCGCTATCTCGCGGACGAGGGCCCGGCGGTCGGCGTCCACCTGATGATGGTCGCCGACCGGCAGGAAGCCGCCGCCTACGGGCCGTTGCTCGACCCGCTGTGGCGTTCGCTGATGCGACTGACGCCCACCCCCGACGACCACCTCGCCGACCCCTGGGTCGGGCACGCGTGGACGTACGAGCCGTCGAGCATCCCGCCCGGCAGCCGGGTCATGCATGACGTGCTCGCCCGCGTCGCGGACGCCCGCCGCTCCTGGAACCGGTGA
- a CDS encoding TerD family protein yields the protein MTVNMTKGQAISLQKNDGGSLTAVRMGLGWQAAPRRGLFGSRTREIDLDASAVLFADKQPVDVVFFRHLVSDDGSVRHTGDNLVGGVGQGGDDEAILVDLARIPVHIDQIVFTVNSFTGQTFQEVQNAFCRLVDETNGEELARYTLAGGGQYTAQIMAKVHRAGTGWQMTAIGTPANGRTFQDLMPAILPVL from the coding sequence GTGACCGTCAACATGACCAAGGGTCAGGCCATCAGTCTGCAGAAGAACGACGGAGGCAGCCTGACCGCGGTACGCATGGGTCTCGGCTGGCAGGCTGCCCCCAGGCGCGGCCTGTTCGGATCCCGCACCCGTGAGATCGACCTCGACGCCTCCGCCGTGCTGTTCGCGGACAAGCAGCCGGTCGACGTCGTCTTCTTCCGTCACCTGGTGAGCGACGACGGCTCGGTCCGCCACACCGGCGACAACCTGGTCGGCGGCGTGGGCCAGGGTGGCGACGACGAGGCGATCCTCGTCGACCTGGCCCGGATCCCGGTCCACATCGACCAGATCGTCTTTACCGTGAACTCCTTCACGGGCCAGACCTTCCAGGAAGTGCAGAACGCGTTCTGCCGTCTGGTCGACGAGACCAACGGAGAAGAGCTCGCGCGTTACACCCTCGCGGGCGGCGGCCAGTACACGGCCCAGATCATGGCCAAGGTCCACCGCGCGGGCACGGGCTGGCAGATGACCGCCATCGGTACGCCCGCCAACGGGCGCACCTTCCAGGACCTGATGCCGGCGATCCTGCCGGTCCTGTAG